Proteins encoded together in one Lathyrus oleraceus cultivar Zhongwan6 chromosome 5, CAAS_Psat_ZW6_1.0, whole genome shotgun sequence window:
- the LOC127087891 gene encoding 17.1 kDa class II heat shock protein-like, translating into MDFRLMGLDSPLFNTLHHIRDLTDDTTDKNLNAPTRTYVRDARAMAATPADVKEHPNSYVFVVDMPGLKSGDIKVQVEDENVLLISGERKREEEKEGVKYLKMERRVGKLMRKFVLPENANIEGISAIYQDGVLTVTVNKLPPPEPKKPKTIQVKVA; encoded by the coding sequence ATGGATTTCAGGCTAATGGGTTTGGATTCTCCACTGTTCAACACTCTGCATCACATAAGGGACCTCACCGATGATACTACCGACAAGAATCTAAACGCTCCAACAAGAACATACGTTCGCGACGCAAGAGCAATGGCTGCAACTCCAGCGGACGTGAAAGAGCATCCAAATTCATACGTGTTTGTGGTGGACATGCCTGGGTTGAAATCTGGTGACATAAAGGTTCAGGTGGAAGATGAGAATGTGCTATTGATAAGTGGCGAGAGGaagagagaagaagagaaagaagGTGTTAAATATTTGAAGATGGAAAGAAGGGTTGGTAAGTTAATGAGGAAATTTGTGTTACCTGAGAATGCGAATATTGAAGGTATCTCTGCTATTTATCAAGATGGTGTTCTTACTGTTACAGTTAATAAATTGCCTCCACCTGAACCTAAGAAACCAAAAACTATTCAAGTTAAGGTTGCTTGA